A single region of the Pygocentrus nattereri isolate fPygNat1 chromosome 27, fPygNat1.pri, whole genome shotgun sequence genome encodes:
- the LOC108441812 gene encoding XK-related protein 8-like encodes MEETFPFHFPLSASLLSLLSTLLFLLDVVLDVWAIVSLYQDEEYVYMGVLIALLLCSSILLHVFSWIWYSDPETSTDKFVWKYGLIGPLHVFQLGLFLRFASLVELSLRKVIQRSDRFQEGVAVYLKHDLSVLRLFETFSESAPQLVLMIMFTMQEQELQLFTAFKIAASLMSIAVSVLFYHRDMRDFIPEDQKMGWSSSAVFFLWNLLLITPRVLAVALFASILPCYIAAHVLSWWALLFLWAWRQKTDFMDTEGGEWLYRATIGLIWYFSWFNVSKGKTKVKSIIYHVCMGADMVLLLVLWFWKRSVESARMSPLPVSPYILIGGLPVLYITGLLVKLLYYWKFHPNCPSLRFETPSVELCRVGAGANVLVETDSADIGRRNGADKRMRNMAANFYY; translated from the exons ATGGAGGAAACCTTTCCTTTCCATTTCCCATTATCAGCCagcctgctctctctgctcagtACACTGCTTTTCCTGTTGGACGTGGTGCTGGACGTGTGGGCTATTGTGTCGCTGTATCAGGACGAGGAGTATGTTTATATGGGAGTGTTGAtagctctgctgctctgctcctCGATCCTACTTCATGTTTTCAGCTGGATCTGGTACTCGGACCCGGAAACCAGCACGGACAAATTTGTGTGGAAGTACGGTTTAATAGGACCTCTGCACGTCTTTCAGCTGGGACTGTTCCTCAG GTTTGCCAGTTTGGTAGAACTCTCCCTCCGCAAAGTTATACAAAGAAGCGACCGCTTCCAAGAAGGAGTGGCTGTGTATCTGAAGCATGACCTCAGCGTGCTGCGGCTGTTTGAGACGTTTTCTGAAAGCGCCCCGCAGCTTGTTCTGATGATCATGTTCACCATGCAGGAGCAGGAGCTGCAGCTGTTTACAG CCTTTAAAATAGCTGCTTCACTAATGTCCAtcgcggtcagtgtgctgttttACCATCGCGACATGCGTGACTTCATTCCTGAAGATCAGAAGATGGGCTGGTCCTCCTCTGCAGTTTTCTTCCTGTGGAACCTGCTCCTGATTACCCCTCGGGTGCTTGCTGTCGCCCTCTTCGCCTCCATCCTGCCCTGCTACATCGCTGCTCACGTCCTGTCCTGGTGGGCGCTGCTGTTTCTCTGGGCCTGGAGGCAGAAGACAGACTTCATGGACACTGAAGGAGGCGAGTGGCTCTACCGGGCCACCATAGGACTCATCTGGTACTTCAGCTGGTTTAACGTGTCAAAGGGAAAGACTAAAGTGAAGAGCATCATCTACCATGTGTGCATGGGGGCCGACATGGTGCTGCTTCTGGTTTTGTGGTTTTGGAAAAGATCCGTGGAATCGGCTCGTATGAGTCCTCTGCCAGTTAGTCCCTACATACTGATTGGTGGGTTGCctgtgctttacatcactggACTCCTAGTAAAACTGCTCTACTACTGGAAGTTCCATCCCAACTGCCCAAGTTTGAGATTTGAGACGCCATCGGTTGAGCTATGCAGAGTAGGTGCAGGTGCGAATGTTTTGGTTGAGACAGATTCCGCTGACATAGGACGTAGGAATGGAGCCGACAAGAGGATGAGGAACATGGCTGCTAATTTCTACTACTAA
- the LOC119262597 gene encoding tubby protein homolog 1-like, whose amino-acid sequence MKTTLHSTTASPCALCKPSPSPCPASSDTASTPSTRPPSTPLSPKHLQPSLDTKEPEKKKQKAYVLDLNGRVKKGAVQNFQLACPANPDEKVIQFGRVDEDHFLQDCSFHLCTLQAFAITSTSDLNTVYTCTVHTHVPITSSPFNKNNKTREEYFLMDMMSVQVYQVPGCF is encoded by the exons ATGAAGACCACTTTGCACTCGACTACAGCTTCCCCTTGTGCGCTCTGCAAGCCCTCGCCATCGCCCTGTCCTGCTTCGAGTGACACCGCCTCAACACCGTCCACACGCCCCCCGTCCACACCTCTGTCCCCAAAACATCTTCAGCCTTCACTGGACACTAAAGAACcagagaagaagaagcagaaagcaTATGTGCTGGACTTAAATGGACGGGTCAAAAAGGGCGCAGTGCAGAACTTCCAGCTCGCCTGTCCTGCAAATC CGGACGAGAAGGTGATACAGTTCGGTCGGGTGGATGAAGACCACTTTCTGCAGGACTGCAGCTTCCACTTGTGCACTCTGCAAGCCTTCGCCATCACTTCGACAAGTGACCTCAACACCGTCTACACGTGCACCGTTCACACACATGTCCCCATAACATCTTCACCcttcaataaaaacaataaaactagAGAAGAGTATTTCCTGATGGATATGATGAGTGTGCAGGTTTACCAAGTCCCAGGATGTTTCTAG